From one Lycium ferocissimum isolate CSIRO_LF1 chromosome 5, AGI_CSIRO_Lferr_CH_V1, whole genome shotgun sequence genomic stretch:
- the LOC132056617 gene encoding urease accessory protein F — translation MEDLVEKIEGTPQFPPAESLLQWSQWQLLDSVLPTGGFAHSFGLEAAIQARLVSGPEDLRTFVIDILENTGSLLLPFVYTLNASPNVETWYKLDKILDATLTNEVGRKASISQGSALLRVAAAVFQEVPYLKTMREMSMTSGAFRFHHAPIFGLVCGVLGLNAETCQKAYMFTTMRDVVSAATRLNLVGPLGAAVLQHQLAASAEELSKKWMNRPVDEACQTSPLLDTVQGCHGYLFSRLFCS, via the coding sequence ATGGAGGATCTGGTAGAGAAAATTGAAGGTACTCCCCAATTTCCACCAGCTGAATCACTACTTCAGTGGAGCCAATGGCAATTGCTCGATTCTGTTCTTCCTACTGGTGGCTTTGCTCATTCTTTTGGCCTTGAGGCTGCTATTCAAGCTCGGTTAGTCTCTGGGCCTGAAGACCTTCGAACATTTGTGATCGATATACTAGAGAATACAGGAAGCCTATTGCTTCCTTTCGTCTATACTTTAAATGCATCTCCGAATGTCGAAACATGGTATAAACTTGATAAAATATTGGATGCAACACTGACAAATGAAGTTGGTAGGAAAGCATCTATTTCACAAGGATCAGCACTTTTGAGAGTAGCTGCTGCTGTGTTCCAGGAAGTTCCTTATTTAAAAACTATGCGAGAAATGTCTATGACTAGCGGAGCTTTCCGTTTCCACCATGCTCCCATTTTTGGACTTGTCTGTGGGGTTCTTGGATTAAATGCTGAAACTTGTCAGAAGGCTTACATGTTTACAACAATGAGAGATGTTGTATCTGCTGCAACAAGGCTCAATTTGGTAGGACCGCTAGGTGCAGCTGTCTTGCAGCATCAGCTTGCTGCAAGTGCAGAAGAATTATCAAAGAAATGGATGAACCGTCCTGTAGACGAAGCGTGTCAGACTAGTCCGTTGCTTGATACTGTCCAGGGTTGTCATGGTTATTTGTTCTCCAggcttttttgttcttga